Proteins co-encoded in one Babylonia areolata isolate BAREFJ2019XMU chromosome 5, ASM4173473v1, whole genome shotgun sequence genomic window:
- the LOC143282251 gene encoding uncharacterized protein LOC143282251 translates to MRVSEEERSWHEGADIGSDHDLVLATFKLKLKCKRCPRNPRIRFDLEKLKDPEIADVFQAQVGRKFAALNLMDIDVDTLSNNIKEVLTTTAEQVVGKKRKRIQPWVTNEVLDLCDKRRELRKKKHPSNEARTKHQQVNREVRTKMKAAKENWIEEQCEEVEKGMEAGNSKRAYSTLKTLTKTSQPRSAVIEDKDGKLLTDSEEVLKRWTEYCDGLYNYQLNPDSSILQDNPRSTDC, encoded by the exons GAGCTGATATCGGCAGCGATCATGATCTTGTCTTGGCAACCTTCAAGCTCAAGCTGAAGTGCAAGCGTTGTCCAAGGAATCCCCGTATCCGCTTTGACCTAGAAAAGCTGAAGGACCCCGAAATCGCGGATGTGTTCCAGGCTCAAGTAGGCAGGAAGTTCGCAGCCCTCAACTTAATGGACATCGACGTAGACACCCTTTCTAACAACATCAAAGAGGTGCTAACTACAACAGCTGAACAAGTTGTGGGAAAAAAGCGGAAAAGGATCCAACCATGGGTGACAAATGAGGTCCTAGATCTGTGCGACAAGCGGCGAGAactgaggaaaaagaaacacCCTAGTAATGAAGCCAGGACGAAACACCAACAGGTGAACAGAGAAGTCAGGACgaagatgaaggcagccaaagaaaactggatagaggaGCAGTGCGAAGAAGTTGAGAAAGGCATGGAAGCAGGGAACAGCAAAAGGGCCTATAGCACCCTCAAGACCCTCACCAAGACTAGCCAGCCAAGATCAGCTGTCATCGAAGATAAGGATGGCAAGCTACTGACAGATAGCGAAGAAGTCCTGAAGAGGTGGACAGAATACTGTGACGGCCTCTACAACTACCAGCTCAATCCAGACTCATCTATATTGCAGGACAACCCACGATCCACAGACT GCTGA
- the LOC143282450 gene encoding uncharacterized protein LOC143282450, with protein MTSVVKRNEDILTVLPPHSTSLMTKTFSDTTRVTTRCVTTTSRLGHDKVVTISTTTTTIRSKRAKIRIESLEDDSQVRTEPLKPDTAGVMDDIVKTEENENALDEAEESSPFKSESLPQIGDTGKAYSMAKNGNASFKAGTVETRDSSTSPRDNGSLTKRQSAEVSSGQLHSTACCLQSQHRHLPQGRSYKELYYDGFGRY; from the coding sequence ATGACGTCAGTGGTGAAGCGGAATGAGGACATCCTGACTGTCCTCCCcccacacagcacgtcactcatGACCAAAACGTTTTCAGACACCACACGCGTCACCACACGTTGCGTCACCACCACATCACGACTTGGCCATGACAAGGTGGTCACTataagtaccaccaccaccaccatcagaagTAAACGAGCGAAAATCAGGATAGAATCACTTGAAGATGACTCCCAAGTGAGAACAGAACCGCTCAAACCCGACACAGCGGGCGTAATGGACGATATTGTAAAGACAGAGGAAAATGAGAACGCTTTAGATGAGGCTGAAGAAAGCTCACCATTCAAATCTGAAAGTTTGCCCCAGATTGGAGACACCGGAAAAGCTTATTCCATGGCTAAAAATGGAAACGCATCCTTCAAAGCGGGAACGGTGGAAACACGAGATAGCAGCACTTCACCACGTGACAATGGCAGTCTGACGAAGCGACAGTCCGCTGAGGTTAGCAGTGGACAACTGCACTCCACGGCCTGCTGTCTACAGTCACAGCACCGCCACTTGCCACAAGGACGGTCCTACAAAGAACTCTACTACGATGGGTTTGGACGATATTAG